A stretch of Mycobacterium sp. ITM-2016-00316 DNA encodes these proteins:
- a CDS encoding NAD(P)H-dependent glycerol-3-phosphate dehydrogenase, with protein sequence MAPAQREPNVVVLGGGSWGTTVATICARRTPTLQWVRSEDTAKDINDNHRNSRYLGDEVALPDGLRATTDFCEAAQSADVIVMGVPSHGFRGVLEELARELRPWVPVVSLVKGLEQGTNLRMSQIVDEVLPGHPAGILAGPNIAREVAEGYAAAAVLAMPDQHLAANLADLFRTRRFRTYTSDDVVGVEMAGALKNVYAIAVGMGYSLGIGENTRAMVMARAVSEMSKLGVAMGGHRDTFGGLAGMGDLIVTCTSQRSRNRHVGEQLGSGKTVEEIIAAMNQVAEGVKASSVIMDFSEQYGIPMPIAREVDGVINHGCTVEDAYRGLMLEKPGHEVHGAGF encoded by the coding sequence ATGGCACCTGCACAACGCGAACCGAACGTCGTCGTCCTGGGCGGAGGGTCCTGGGGCACCACCGTGGCCACCATCTGCGCACGGCGCACGCCGACCCTGCAGTGGGTGCGATCCGAGGACACCGCCAAGGACATCAACGACAACCACCGCAACTCGCGCTATCTCGGCGACGAGGTGGCGCTGCCGGATGGCCTGCGGGCCACCACCGATTTCTGCGAGGCCGCACAGAGTGCCGACGTGATCGTGATGGGCGTTCCGTCGCACGGGTTCCGCGGTGTGCTCGAGGAACTCGCCCGGGAGCTGCGGCCGTGGGTTCCGGTGGTCTCTTTGGTGAAGGGCCTGGAGCAGGGCACCAACCTGCGGATGAGTCAGATCGTCGACGAGGTGCTGCCCGGGCATCCCGCCGGAATCCTGGCCGGGCCGAACATCGCCCGCGAGGTCGCCGAGGGCTACGCCGCCGCCGCCGTGCTGGCCATGCCCGACCAGCATCTGGCCGCCAACCTGGCAGACCTGTTCCGCACCAGGCGCTTTCGCACCTACACCTCCGATGATGTGGTGGGCGTCGAGATGGCCGGAGCGCTGAAGAACGTGTACGCGATCGCCGTCGGGATGGGCTACTCGCTGGGCATCGGGGAGAACACCCGCGCCATGGTGATGGCCCGCGCGGTGTCCGAGATGTCCAAGCTGGGCGTGGCCATGGGCGGGCATCGCGACACCTTCGGCGGCCTGGCCGGGATGGGCGACCTGATCGTCACCTGTACCTCACAGCGCAGTCGCAACCGTCACGTCGGCGAACAGCTCGGGTCCGGGAAGACCGTCGAGGAGATCATCGCGGCGATGAACCAGGTCGCCGAGGGCGTGAAGGCCTCATCGGTGATCATGGATTTCTCCGAGCAGTACGGGATTCCGATGCCGATCGCCCGCGAGGTCGACGGGGTGATCAACCACGGCTGCACCGTCGAGGACGCCTACCGCGGACTGATGCTGGAAAAGCCCGGCCACGAGGTGCACGGCGCGGGGTTCTAG
- a CDS encoding ABC transporter permease, with product MPIQRATDGLAAIEQWTDGYVRRHPVASLRTVGDQFVLGVRTLQHLFVDLFTGKFQWQEFIRQGAFMAGTAVIPTVLVALPIGVTLSIQFALLAGQVGATSLAGAASGLAVIRQAASLTAAVLMAAAVGSAITADLGSRTMREETDAMEVMGVSVIRRLVVPRFAAAVMIGVALTGVVCFVGFLASFLFNVYFQNGAPGSFVATFASFATTGDMVIALVKAVIFGAIVAIVSCQKGLSTAGGPTGVANSVNAAVVESILLLMVVNVAVSQLYIMLFPRVGL from the coding sequence TTGCCCATTCAGCGCGCGACCGACGGGCTCGCGGCCATCGAGCAGTGGACCGACGGTTACGTCCGGCGCCATCCGGTGGCGTCGCTGCGCACCGTCGGTGACCAGTTCGTGCTCGGCGTGCGCACCCTGCAGCATCTGTTCGTCGACCTGTTCACCGGGAAGTTCCAGTGGCAGGAGTTCATCCGGCAGGGCGCGTTCATGGCCGGCACCGCGGTGATTCCCACCGTGCTGGTGGCGCTGCCCATCGGGGTCACCCTCTCCATCCAGTTCGCGCTGCTGGCCGGGCAGGTCGGCGCCACGTCGCTGGCCGGCGCGGCCAGCGGTCTGGCCGTCATCCGCCAGGCCGCGTCGCTGACCGCGGCCGTGCTGATGGCCGCGGCGGTGGGGTCGGCGATCACCGCCGACCTCGGCTCGCGAACCATGCGCGAGGAAACCGATGCGATGGAAGTCATGGGAGTCTCGGTGATCCGGCGACTGGTGGTGCCGCGCTTCGCCGCCGCCGTCATGATCGGTGTCGCGCTCACCGGCGTCGTGTGTTTCGTCGGCTTCCTGGCCAGCTTCCTGTTCAACGTGTACTTCCAGAACGGCGCCCCGGGCAGCTTCGTGGCGACCTTCGCCTCGTTCGCCACCACCGGTGACATGGTCATCGCGCTGGTCAAGGCGGTGATCTTCGGCGCCATCGTCGCCATCGTCTCGTGTCAGAAGGGGTTGTCCACGGCGGGCGGGCCGACAGGTGTGGCCAACTCGGTGAACGCGGCGGTGGTCGAATCGATCCTGCTGCTCATGGTGGTCAACGTGGCTGTCAGCCAGCTCTACATCATGCTGTTCCCGAGGGTCGGGCTGTGA
- a CDS encoding ABC transporter permease, whose amino-acid sequence MGPWARGLRRSTVPVIRIGHMLVFFVRAVAGVPVALRHYRGEFVRLLSDIAWGNGSLVVGGGTAGVAVVLGVTVGALVGIEGYNFLDLLGLGPATGIISSLVNTRELAPIAASLAFATQAGCRFTAQLGSMRIAEEVDALDALAIRPIPYLVTTRLMASVIAVIPLYVVVLAVSYLTTQVVVFMISGGSTGSYLHYFSLMLSGQDILYSVLKTVIFVWIASTVQCYYGFYASGGPVGVGVAAGHAMRASITVVIIVNMLLTMALWTVDSGARFGG is encoded by the coding sequence ATGGGGCCGTGGGCCAGAGGTCTGCGACGAAGCACCGTTCCGGTGATCCGCATCGGGCACATGCTGGTGTTCTTCGTGCGGGCGGTGGCCGGCGTCCCGGTGGCGCTGCGGCACTACCGTGGCGAGTTCGTCCGGCTGCTCTCCGACATCGCTTGGGGCAACGGGTCTCTGGTGGTCGGTGGCGGCACCGCCGGGGTGGCGGTGGTGCTGGGCGTCACCGTCGGGGCGCTGGTGGGCATCGAGGGCTACAACTTCCTGGACCTGCTGGGGCTGGGCCCGGCGACCGGCATCATCTCCTCGTTGGTGAACACCCGCGAGCTGGCACCGATCGCCGCCTCGCTGGCGTTCGCGACGCAGGCCGGCTGCCGCTTCACCGCGCAATTGGGTTCGATGCGCATCGCCGAAGAAGTGGACGCGTTGGACGCCCTGGCGATCCGCCCGATCCCCTACCTGGTGACCACCCGACTGATGGCCTCGGTCATCGCGGTGATCCCGCTCTACGTCGTGGTGCTGGCGGTCAGCTATCTGACCACCCAGGTGGTGGTCTTTATGATCAGCGGCGGATCGACCGGCTCCTATCTGCACTACTTCAGCCTGATGCTCTCCGGTCAGGACATTCTCTACTCGGTGCTCAAGACCGTCATCTTCGTGTGGATCGCCTCAACAGTGCAGTGCTACTACGGTTTCTACGCCTCGGGTGGTCCGGTCGGTGTGGGCGTCGCCGCGGGCCACGCCATGCGGGCCAGTATCACCGTGGTGATCATCGTCAACATGCTGCTCACCATGGCCCTGTGGACGGTCGATTCCGGCGCCAGGTTCGGTGGGTAG
- a CDS encoding MlaD family protein — translation MPNSIETDGRGLSDRQLLATGVAILLVAGMVSAALLVKATGRLDARVPVVAALINVGDGLPQRSDVKYHGVLVGMVDDVTPAANGDPNFVRIDLKPEYAASIPATVTARVVPSNVFAVSSVQLVDRGPGPAIAAGAQIPEDTELPTVLFQTTISKLRDILAATGRGREDKTIGVLAAINAATEHRRTELLGSGAQLNRLVDQLDAIVATEPGPSTVSALIDAATGLQSTAPELVDALHVAVAPMRTLVEQRAQLTSLVNGGLNTMGTTHTALSNHTDRLVQITSDLTPVLGQLADTSHHWVPAFVKLNQLSDKFFDHVWISDLDTGNMRVNLSFTPSHTYTRADCPQYAGLKGPSCFTAPLVPTRPELPDVLLPQNYQPPADLLPPAGTVPGANGNLVAVGPPLVVPNPSLADPNPPLPPWMAPAAPVPGTANPALVPTPPPPVPLSPLAPVAPRPGPPLAAEAAPASFGGNVGPVGSPQERDVLSAAIGQPASPATQLLLGPVARGTTVSGGGAR, via the coding sequence ATGCCGAATTCGATAGAGACCGACGGACGCGGGCTCTCCGACCGCCAGCTGCTCGCCACCGGTGTCGCGATTCTGCTTGTGGCGGGGATGGTTTCGGCAGCTCTACTGGTCAAGGCGACCGGCCGGCTGGACGCCCGGGTGCCGGTGGTGGCCGCCCTGATCAATGTCGGTGACGGCCTGCCGCAACGTTCCGACGTGAAGTACCACGGGGTGCTCGTCGGCATGGTCGACGACGTCACGCCGGCGGCCAACGGCGACCCGAACTTCGTACGGATCGACCTCAAACCCGAATACGCGGCCTCGATCCCCGCCACGGTGACCGCGCGGGTGGTGCCCAGCAACGTGTTCGCGGTCTCCTCGGTGCAGCTTGTCGACCGCGGCCCCGGACCGGCGATCGCCGCGGGCGCGCAGATCCCCGAAGACACCGAGCTGCCGACGGTGCTGTTCCAGACCACCATCAGCAAGCTGCGCGACATCCTGGCCGCCACCGGCCGCGGGCGCGAGGACAAGACCATCGGCGTGCTGGCCGCCATCAACGCAGCCACCGAGCACCGGCGTACCGAATTGCTGGGCAGCGGAGCACAATTGAACCGGTTGGTGGACCAGCTGGATGCCATCGTGGCGACCGAGCCGGGACCCTCCACGGTGTCGGCGCTCATCGACGCGGCCACGGGGCTGCAGAGCACGGCACCCGAATTGGTCGACGCGCTGCACGTCGCGGTGGCACCGATGCGGACCCTGGTGGAGCAGCGGGCGCAGCTCACGTCGCTGGTCAACGGCGGGCTCAACACCATGGGCACCACGCACACGGCGCTGAGCAATCACACCGACCGACTGGTGCAGATCACCTCCGATCTCACCCCGGTGCTCGGCCAGCTCGCGGACACCTCCCATCACTGGGTGCCTGCCTTCGTCAAGCTGAATCAGCTGTCGGACAAGTTCTTCGATCACGTGTGGATCTCCGATCTGGACACCGGCAACATGCGGGTGAACCTGTCCTTCACGCCATCGCACACCTATACCCGCGCCGACTGCCCGCAGTACGCCGGGCTCAAGGGGCCCAGCTGTTTCACCGCGCCTCTGGTGCCGACCCGTCCCGAGTTGCCGGATGTCCTGCTGCCGCAGAACTATCAGCCGCCCGCCGATCTCCTGCCGCCGGCCGGGACGGTGCCGGGAGCCAATGGCAACCTCGTAGCGGTCGGGCCGCCGCTCGTCGTGCCGAACCCCAGCCTCGCCGATCCGAATCCGCCACTGCCGCCATGGATGGCACCCGCTGCACCGGTGCCCGGCACCGCCAACCCGGCGCTGGTGCCGACCCCACCGCCGCCGGTGCCGCTGTCACCCCTGGCGCCGGTCGCGCCCCGTCCGGGGCCGCCGCTCGCGGCCGAGGCCGCACCCGCGTCATTCGGGGGCAACGTGGGGCCGGTCGGTAGCCCGCAGGAACGCGACGTGCTGAGCGCGGCAATCGGTCAACCCGCGAGCCCGGCGACTCAACTGCTGCTGGGTCCGGTCGCCCGCGGCACCACCGTGTCAGGAGGGGGAGCCCGGTGA
- a CDS encoding MCE family protein: protein MTYRGPMIGLSLFMAVAITLTWLVYVTLRRDVAGDTVGYTAVISDVFGLREGDDVRMAGVRVGRVEKIELQGDVAKVSFVVQSDQQLLGTTVASVTYQNIVGQRYLGLSLGDIGEPQALPPGSEIPLERTDPSFDVGALLNGYEPLFSALNPTDADNLTKGVIESLQGDRASVVSLVDETARLTDSFAGRDQQLGQVITDLNVVVNNLAQHNDSLDEVITQTRGVVSTFDARRPELVESMGSITAVVRQLSTIADEVYPSLNELVVREPGFAQHLVSIEPQLAFTGANLPLLLKGFARITNEGAYANSYACDLNATGFFPGLNDVTPIIVDAATPGEGAHYTPRCRNMANG, encoded by the coding sequence GTGACCTATCGCGGACCGATGATCGGCCTGTCTCTGTTCATGGCCGTGGCCATCACGTTGACGTGGTTGGTCTATGTCACGCTGCGTCGCGACGTCGCCGGCGACACCGTCGGCTACACCGCGGTGATCTCCGACGTGTTCGGGTTGCGCGAGGGTGACGACGTCCGGATGGCGGGCGTGCGGGTCGGGCGGGTCGAGAAGATCGAGCTGCAGGGCGATGTGGCGAAGGTGTCGTTCGTGGTGCAGAGCGATCAGCAACTGCTCGGCACCACCGTCGCGTCGGTCACCTACCAGAACATCGTCGGTCAGCGCTATCTCGGTCTGTCGCTCGGTGATATCGGCGAGCCGCAGGCGTTGCCGCCGGGCAGTGAGATCCCGCTGGAGCGTACTGACCCGTCCTTCGATGTCGGGGCGCTGCTCAACGGGTACGAGCCATTGTTCAGTGCGCTCAACCCGACCGACGCCGACAACCTCACCAAAGGTGTCATCGAATCCCTGCAGGGCGACCGTGCCTCGGTCGTCAGCCTCGTCGATGAGACTGCGCGACTGACCGATTCGTTCGCCGGTCGCGACCAACAGCTCGGGCAGGTGATCACCGACCTCAACGTCGTGGTGAACAATCTCGCCCAGCACAACGACAGCCTGGACGAGGTCATCACCCAGACCCGGGGCGTGGTGTCCACCTTCGATGCGCGCCGCCCCGAGCTCGTCGAGTCGATGGGATCCATCACCGCTGTGGTGCGTCAGCTGTCCACCATCGCCGACGAGGTGTACCCCTCGCTGAACGAGTTGGTTGTCCGCGAGCCGGGCTTCGCCCAGCATCTGGTGAGCATCGAACCGCAGCTCGCCTTCACCGGCGCCAATCTTCCGTTGCTGCTCAAGGGGTTTGCGCGGATCACCAACGAGGGCGCCTACGCCAACAGCTACGCGTGCGACCTGAACGCCACCGGCTTCTTTCCGGGTCTCAACGACGTGACACCGATCATCGTCGACGCGGCGACCCCCGGCGAGGGGGCCCACTACACACCGAGGTGCAGGAACATGGCCAATGGCTGA
- a CDS encoding MCE family protein — MADGQRWWRRPLLSWDRTWLGVTAIAVVTVLIGAMLAVKVADIGYRSYTARFLQAAALKTGNPVTVAGIPVGEVTAMKLAGDHVEARLKVRNDVSLGQDSRAIIKVTTILGSRYLALQPAGPGSLPDNTFDLDRTEVPYDLQEALADVTTTYEQVDTDQFARTLGILGEQMQGLPEVVPQALTNTHTLSTIIADRRDQLGSLLKTTEQVSTTLRRQQSAIGALVTQGNDLVGEFVARRASFRALMASLTNLVETLSGIVIDDRPELENLLVNLRELSDMLGRHDDLLRSTLQAGPVALRGLTNATGTGNAVDLNVANGLLIDSWMCAISGRAEQFGMIEYFQDCK, encoded by the coding sequence ATGGCTGACGGACAGAGATGGTGGCGGCGGCCGCTGCTCAGCTGGGACCGCACCTGGCTGGGCGTGACCGCCATCGCCGTGGTCACCGTGCTGATCGGGGCGATGTTGGCGGTGAAGGTCGCCGATATCGGGTACCGCAGCTACACCGCGCGCTTCCTGCAGGCCGCGGCCCTCAAGACCGGCAACCCGGTCACGGTGGCGGGTATCCCGGTCGGCGAGGTGACCGCCATGAAGCTGGCCGGCGATCATGTCGAGGCGCGGCTGAAGGTACGCAACGATGTCTCCCTGGGGCAGGACTCCCGGGCGATCATCAAGGTCACCACCATCCTCGGCTCCAGGTACCTGGCGCTGCAGCCGGCGGGGCCGGGATCGCTGCCGGACAACACCTTCGACCTCGATCGGACCGAGGTTCCCTATGACCTGCAGGAGGCGCTGGCCGATGTCACCACCACCTACGAACAGGTGGACACTGACCAATTCGCCCGGACTCTGGGCATTCTCGGCGAGCAGATGCAAGGTCTGCCCGAGGTGGTGCCCCAGGCGCTGACCAACACCCACACCCTGTCGACGATCATCGCCGACCGCCGCGACCAACTGGGTTCGCTGCTCAAGACCACCGAGCAGGTCAGCACCACGCTGCGGCGCCAGCAGAGCGCGATCGGAGCGCTGGTCACGCAGGGCAACGATCTGGTCGGCGAGTTCGTCGCCCGGCGTGCGTCGTTCCGCGCGCTGATGGCCTCGCTGACGAATCTGGTGGAAACCCTGAGCGGCATCGTCATCGATGACCGACCGGAACTGGAGAACCTGCTCGTCAACCTCCGCGAACTGTCCGACATGCTGGGCCGGCACGACGATCTGCTGCGCAGCACCCTGCAGGCCGGCCCGGTGGCGCTGCGCGGACTGACCAATGCCACCGGCACCGGCAACGCCGTGGACCTCAATGTGGCCAACGGGCTGCTGATCGACTCGTGGATGTGCGCGATCAGCGGCCGGGCCGAACAGTTCGGGATGATCGAGTACTTCCAGGACTGCAAATGA
- a CDS encoding MCE family protein, producing MRRPSVTVLAVGAAAVIAAAVAVGVGWSYVRDQVDTIRVTAQFDSAAGLYEGNVVAVLGMPVGKVETITAKGGYVEVEFSVDKDVAVPADVQAVTISNSILTDRQIELTPPYRGGPTLRNHDTIGLNRTKTPVEFARVLDVLDKLSASLHGDGAGNGPVADLVNASAAIADGNGQQMKDALGELSNALRLSADRGSLTRDQLTTSIRNLSSLFEATARNDATLREFGTSVNQLSQILADEQFGTGATGRKLNDVITQVGEVLATHRDAVKQIILNGNTAVTTTVDHRRDLAEFLDLTPMTLDNLYNIVDQRNGSARVHVLVDKVLFDSQTVKEMCNMMGLRQLGCSTGTMQDFGPDFGLSYMLDGMAAMGQK from the coding sequence ATGAGACGGCCATCGGTCACGGTCCTCGCGGTCGGCGCGGCGGCGGTGATCGCAGCGGCGGTGGCCGTCGGCGTCGGCTGGTCCTACGTCCGCGACCAGGTCGACACCATCCGCGTCACCGCTCAGTTCGACAGCGCGGCCGGTCTCTACGAGGGCAATGTCGTTGCCGTGCTGGGCATGCCGGTCGGCAAGGTCGAGACGATCACTGCCAAGGGCGGCTATGTCGAGGTCGAGTTCAGCGTGGACAAGGACGTCGCGGTACCCGCCGACGTGCAGGCCGTCACCATCTCGAACTCCATCCTGACCGACCGGCAGATCGAGCTGACCCCGCCCTACCGGGGTGGTCCGACCCTGCGCAACCACGACACCATCGGCCTGAACCGCACCAAGACGCCGGTCGAATTCGCCCGCGTGCTCGATGTCCTGGACAAGCTGTCGGCGTCGCTGCACGGTGACGGCGCAGGCAACGGGCCGGTCGCCGATCTGGTCAACGCGTCGGCCGCGATCGCCGACGGCAACGGTCAGCAGATGAAGGATGCGCTCGGTGAGCTGTCGAACGCGTTGCGGCTCAGCGCCGATCGCGGCAGCCTGACCCGTGATCAATTGACCACCAGCATCCGCAACCTGAGTTCGTTGTTCGAGGCGACCGCCCGCAACGACGCGACCCTGCGGGAGTTCGGCACGTCGGTGAACCAGCTCAGCCAGATCCTGGCCGATGAGCAGTTCGGCACCGGCGCCACCGGTAGGAAGCTCAACGATGTCATCACCCAGGTCGGTGAGGTGCTGGCCACTCATCGCGATGCGGTCAAGCAGATCATCCTCAACGGCAACACCGCGGTGACCACCACCGTGGACCATCGGCGCGATCTTGCCGAGTTCCTCGATCTGACGCCCATGACCCTGGACAACCTGTACAACATCGTCGATCAGCGAAACGGCTCGGCACGAGTGCACGTCCTGGTGGACAAGGTGCTGTTCGACTCCCAGACCGTCAAAGAGATGTGCAACATGATGGGCCTGCGCCAATTGGGTTGCAGCACCGGCACGATGCAGGACTTCGGCCCGGATTTCGGGCTGTCCTACATGCTCGACGGTATGGCCGCGATGGGGCAGAAGTGA
- a CDS encoding MlaD family protein: protein MSARLQRSVLPLAVTACLTVAGCATEGLASLPLPAPGVGSGGYELTAVFGNALNLPANAKVKLAGADIGQVESMVARNYTAVTTLRILDGVQLSQGSTAELRSATPLGDVFVAIKPPTPTPAAPSAVLLRDGDTIGLDSTTAAATVESLLSAAAVMVNGGAVRNLTNIINGAGKATGDQGQAFGDLIAKTTRTLGTLNARSDQISTALTETSGLLGAIEAKNDIIGELMDAAGPATETLAAHTTQITDLVQLIGDTSVQLQRFPSIAGTDTSGRSAIADINSVAGAWNDVALAPDASLYALNRLMPALVKATASNAISTRASIDRLVLGSIPDIGFAGDPGLHGPKRYNWHQLVGSLQYTLLRLQERVVGRGPGVAQVPVIPSPTEPGQIIPAPAPEAPR, encoded by the coding sequence GTGAGCGCGCGGCTGCAAAGGTCCGTTCTGCCGCTGGCTGTCACCGCCTGCCTGACCGTCGCCGGCTGCGCGACGGAAGGGTTGGCCAGCCTGCCGCTGCCGGCGCCCGGGGTGGGGTCGGGCGGCTACGAGCTGACTGCCGTGTTCGGCAATGCGCTCAATCTGCCCGCCAACGCGAAGGTGAAGCTCGCCGGCGCCGATATCGGGCAGGTGGAGTCGATGGTGGCCCGCAACTACACCGCCGTCACCACCCTGCGCATTCTCGACGGTGTGCAACTATCGCAGGGCAGCACCGCCGAATTACGTTCTGCGACACCGCTTGGCGATGTGTTCGTCGCGATCAAGCCGCCCACGCCCACGCCCGCGGCGCCCAGCGCCGTGCTGCTGCGCGACGGTGACACCATCGGTCTGGATTCCACGACCGCGGCCGCGACGGTGGAGTCGCTGCTGAGTGCGGCGGCGGTCATGGTCAACGGTGGTGCGGTGCGCAACCTCACCAACATCATCAACGGCGCGGGCAAGGCGACCGGTGATCAGGGGCAGGCCTTCGGCGATCTGATCGCCAAGACCACCCGCACGCTGGGCACGCTGAACGCCCGCTCCGATCAGATCTCCACGGCGCTGACCGAGACCTCGGGGTTGCTGGGTGCGATCGAGGCCAAGAACGACATCATCGGTGAACTGATGGACGCAGCGGGCCCGGCCACCGAGACGCTGGCCGCGCACACCACCCAGATCACCGATCTCGTCCAGCTGATCGGTGACACGTCGGTGCAGCTGCAGAGGTTCCCGTCGATCGCAGGCACCGATACCAGCGGGCGCAGCGCCATCGCCGATATCAACAGCGTGGCGGGCGCATGGAACGATGTCGCACTGGCGCCCGATGCCAGCCTGTACGCGCTGAATCGGCTGATGCCGGCCCTGGTCAAAGCCACTGCCAGCAACGCGATCTCGACGAGAGCGAGCATCGACCGGCTGGTGCTGGGTTCGATCCCGGATATCGGGTTCGCCGGTGATCCGGGGCTGCACGGTCCCAAACGCTACAACTGGCACCAACTGGTCGGCTCCCTGCAGTACACCCTGCTGCGGTTGCAGGAACGCGTCGTCGGGCGCGGGCCGGGGGTTGCGCAGGTTCCGGTGATCCCGAGTCCGACCGAGCCGGGTCAGATCATCCCCGCGCCCGCCCCGGAAGCCCCCCGATGA